In Trifolium pratense cultivar HEN17-A07 linkage group LG7, ARS_RC_1.1, whole genome shotgun sequence, a genomic segment contains:
- the LOC123898063 gene encoding GDSL esterase/lipase At5g45920-like yields the protein MATRPKIYLFGDSITEDSFSVGGWGASLANHFSRTVDVVLRGYSGYNTRWALKVLERVFPLSLGGDGGNVTAPVALTVFFGANDACLPNRCSGFQHVPLHEYKENLCSIVSFFKKRWPTTHVLLITPPPIDEDARLRYPYVENPEGLPERTNEAAGEYARACIAVATECQIPFIDLWTKMQMSPDWKKDYLSDGLHLTNEGNQLVFEEVIEKLRDEGLSLESIPIDLPHIADIDPNDPLKAFL from the exons atggCGACAAGACCAAAGATTTATCTTTTCGGTGATTCCATCACTGAGGATTCCTTCTCTGTTGGAGGATGGGGTGCTTCTCTTGCCAATCATTTCTCTCGCACG GTTGATGTGGTGCTTAGAGGGTATAGTGGGTACAATACAAGGTGGGCTTTGAAGGTGTTGGAAAGGGTTTTTCCTTTGTCACTTGGTGGTGACGGTGGAAATGTAACGGCTCCTGTTGCTTTGACTGTTTTCTTTGGAGCTAATGATGCTTGTCTTCCTAATAGATGTTCTGGTTTTCAACATGTCCCTCTCCATGAATACAAGGAAAATCTTTGTTCCATTGTCTCCTTCTTCAAG AAGCGCTGGCCCACAACTCATGTTCTCCTCATAACTCCTCCTCCTATTGATGAAGATGCACGGCTCAG ATATCCGTATGTGGAGAATCCAGAGGGTCTTCCTGAAAGGACAAATGAAGCTGCTGGTGAATATGCTAGAGCATGCATCGCTGTTGCCACCGAATGTCAAATTCCTTTCATTGATCTCTGGACCAAAATGCAAATGTCACCTGATTGGAAAAAAGACTATTTAAG TGACGGTTTGCATCTCACTAATGAAGGGAATCAACTTGTCTTTGAGGAAGTCATCGAAAAACTGAGAGATGAAGGTTTGAGTTTAGAATCTATACCAATTGATCTCCCTCATATAGCTGATATTGACCCTAATGACCCTCTGAAGGCATTTCTATAG